In Bactrocera oleae isolate idBacOlea1 chromosome 3, idBacOlea1, whole genome shotgun sequence, a genomic segment contains:
- the l(2)k14505 gene encoding ATP synthase mitochondrial F1 complex assembly factor 2 — translation MNNLFKLLQKPATTLLGVSQSMPKRFYAAPPKRFYKKTSVLYNDGKYEVTLDSRKLKTPNGTLFTVKSEPLAIAVATEFDAQKEHIERSKMHLSALCFTALDNPNRHTKTDMVNYILNYIATDTVLFQYDDEKELHDLQRTEWDPIIQWFNQRYGTNLEKTMVMSPPNVSSDDKAQVSKYLLSHSEDVLFGFIYAVDTLKSVLLAFAAIDQRLSVDKAAALSRLEEEYQAKFWGRVEWAHDLSQQELQARLAASVLFVHLNRSEHFVKEKLIV, via the exons atgaataatttatttaaattgttgcaaAAGCCGGCCACAACACTTCTTGGTGTGTCACAGTCGATGCCAAAAAGGTTTTACG CCGCGCCGCCAAAACGTTTCTATAAGAAAACCTCAGTACTGTATAATGATGGCAAGTATGAAGTTACGCTCGATAGTCGAAAGTTGAAGACACCAAATGGCACATTGTTCACAGTCAAAAGTGAACCGCTAGCAATAGCTGTGGCCACCGAGTTTGATGCACAAAAGGAGCATATTGAACGCTCCAAAATGCACTTGTCTGCATTGTGCTTCACCGCACTAGATAATCCCAATCGGCATACAAAAACGGATATGGTGAATTATATACTCAATTACATTGCGACGGACACTGTACTTTTTCAATATGAT gatGAAAAAGAATTGCATGATTTACAACGCACCGAATGGGATCCCATAATACAATGGTTCAATCAACGGTACGGcacaaatttagaaaaaactATGGTAATGTCGCCACCGAATGTGAGTTCTGACGACAAAGCGCAGGTCTCGAAATACTTGCTGTCGCACAGTGAAGACGTGCTATTTG GTTTTATCTACGCTGTGGACACCTTAAAATCCGTTTTACTTGCATTCGCTGCAATTGATCAGCGGCTTAGTGTTGATAAGGCTGCTGCTTTGTCCCGCCTCGAAGAAGAATATCAGGCGAAATTTTGGGGACGCGTCGAGTGGGCGCACGATCTAAGTCAACAAGAGTTACAAGCGCGCCTAGCAGCCTCTGTGCTCTTTGTGCATCTCAACCGTTCCGAACATTTTGTTAAGGAAAagttaattgtttaa
- the TfIIS gene encoding transcription elongation factor S-II isoform X1: MSVEEEVFKIQKKMQKITSNDGTGQEQALDLLKALQTLNINLEILTKTRIGMTVNELRKSSKDEEVIALAKTLIKNWKRFLAAPGGSSGSSAKESSVSNNVSKSSSSSKSNSSSSSKDKEKSSSSSSKDKKRDEEKKSNSNASSSTKDERRPVQSSFPSTGGLTDAVRLKCREMLCNALKVGEVPEGCPEPEDMATELEEAIYMEFKNTDMKYKNRVRSRVANLKDAKNPTLRSNYMCGAVTAQQLARMTPEEMASDEMKKLREKFVKEAINDAQLATVQGTKTDLLKCGKCKKRNCTYNQLQTRSSDEPMTTFVMCNECGNRWKFC; this comes from the exons atgagcGTCGAggaagaagtgttcaaaatacAGAAGAAAATGCAGAAGATTACGTCGAATGATGGCACG gGACAAGAGCAAGCATTGGATTTGCTAAAGGCTTTGCAAACACTCAATATTAATTTAGAGATATTAACCAAAACACGCATTGGTATGACTGTAAATGAGCTACGTAAGAGTAGCAAAGATGAGGAGGTGATTGCATTGGCTaaaacattaatcaaaaattGGAAACGATTTCTTGCCGCGCCGGGTGGTTCAAGTGGCAGCAGCGCCAAAGAGTCGTCTGTTAGTAATAACGTGTCTAAATCATCATCAAGCAGCAAATCAAATTCATCATCATCTAGTAAGGACAAAGAGAAAAGTTCGTCTAGCTCATCTAAGGATAAAAAGCGTGACGAAGAGAAAAAATCCAATTCAAATGCATCATCATCGACGAAAGACGAGCGTCGACCAGTGCAGTCATCATTCCCTAGTACTGGCGGTTTAACCGATGCTGTACGCCTAAAGTGTCGAGAAATGCTATGTAATGCGCTTAAGGTGGGTGAAGTGCCGGAAGGTTGTCCAGAACCGGAAGATATGGCAACCGAATTAGAGGAGgcaatttatatggaatttaaaaatacagACATGAAATACAAAAATCGCGTACGTTCGCGCGTAGCAAACTTGAAAGATGCAAAGAATCCCACATTACGTAGCAACTATATGTGCGGAGCCGTTACGGCACAACAATTGGCGCGTATGACACCCGAAGAAATGGCTAGTGATGAAATGAAGAAATTACGCGAGAAATTCGTTAAAGAAGCCATTAATGACGCTCAGTTGGCCACGGTACAGGGCACAAAGACCGATCTGCTTAAATGTGGTAAATGTAAGAAACGTAACTGCACATATAATCAATTACAAACACGTTCCTCCGATGAACCTATGACAACATTTGTCATGTGCAACGAATGTGGTAATCGCTGGAAGTTCTGCTGA
- the TfIIS gene encoding transcription elongation factor S-II isoform X2, translating to MTVNELRKSSKDEEVIALAKTLIKNWKRFLAAPGGSSGSSAKESSVSNNVSKSSSSSKSNSSSSSKDKEKSSSSSSKDKKRDEEKKSNSNASSSTKDERRPVQSSFPSTGGLTDAVRLKCREMLCNALKVGEVPEGCPEPEDMATELEEAIYMEFKNTDMKYKNRVRSRVANLKDAKNPTLRSNYMCGAVTAQQLARMTPEEMASDEMKKLREKFVKEAINDAQLATVQGTKTDLLKCGKCKKRNCTYNQLQTRSSDEPMTTFVMCNECGNRWKFC from the coding sequence ATGACTGTAAATGAGCTACGTAAGAGTAGCAAAGATGAGGAGGTGATTGCATTGGCTaaaacattaatcaaaaattGGAAACGATTTCTTGCCGCGCCGGGTGGTTCAAGTGGCAGCAGCGCCAAAGAGTCGTCTGTTAGTAATAACGTGTCTAAATCATCATCAAGCAGCAAATCAAATTCATCATCATCTAGTAAGGACAAAGAGAAAAGTTCGTCTAGCTCATCTAAGGATAAAAAGCGTGACGAAGAGAAAAAATCCAATTCAAATGCATCATCATCGACGAAAGACGAGCGTCGACCAGTGCAGTCATCATTCCCTAGTACTGGCGGTTTAACCGATGCTGTACGCCTAAAGTGTCGAGAAATGCTATGTAATGCGCTTAAGGTGGGTGAAGTGCCGGAAGGTTGTCCAGAACCGGAAGATATGGCAACCGAATTAGAGGAGgcaatttatatggaatttaaaaatacagACATGAAATACAAAAATCGCGTACGTTCGCGCGTAGCAAACTTGAAAGATGCAAAGAATCCCACATTACGTAGCAACTATATGTGCGGAGCCGTTACGGCACAACAATTGGCGCGTATGACACCCGAAGAAATGGCTAGTGATGAAATGAAGAAATTACGCGAGAAATTCGTTAAAGAAGCCATTAATGACGCTCAGTTGGCCACGGTACAGGGCACAAAGACCGATCTGCTTAAATGTGGTAAATGTAAGAAACGTAACTGCACATATAATCAATTACAAACACGTTCCTCCGATGAACCTATGACAACATTTGTCATGTGCAACGAATGTGGTAATCGCTGGAAGTTCTGCTGA